The following coding sequences are from one Shewanella putrefaciens window:
- the gshB gene encoding glutathione synthase produces the protein MIKLGIVMDPISEINIKKDSSFAMLMAAQERGYQLFYMEMADLAMVNGVAMANMRPLTVFNDASKWFELGEATDTPMSELDVILMRKDPPFDTEFIYATYMLERAEEQGVLIVNKPQSLRDANEKLFTAWFSEFTPETIVTRDAKRIRAFHQAKGDIILKPLDGMGGTSIFRVKQDDPNLGVIIETLTSYGQQYAMAQAFIPEITQGDKRILVVDGEPVPYALARIPMKGETRGNLAAGGSGVAQPLSDSDWAIARAIGPELKKRGLIFVGLDVIGDKLTEINVTSPTCIREIQAAFDVDITGRLMDAIEARVKASA, from the coding sequence ATGATAAAACTCGGCATAGTGATGGACCCCATCAGTGAGATCAACATTAAGAAAGACTCCAGTTTTGCCATGTTAATGGCCGCGCAGGAAAGAGGTTATCAGCTGTTTTATATGGAAATGGCCGATCTTGCCATGGTCAACGGTGTGGCTATGGCCAATATGCGCCCGTTAACTGTTTTCAATGATGCGAGCAAATGGTTTGAACTCGGCGAAGCTACAGACACGCCGATGAGCGAACTCGACGTGATCCTAATGCGTAAGGACCCACCATTCGATACTGAGTTTATCTACGCCACTTATATGCTTGAACGCGCCGAAGAACAAGGCGTATTGATCGTTAACAAGCCACAAAGTTTGCGTGATGCTAACGAAAAACTGTTTACCGCCTGGTTTAGCGAATTCACTCCAGAAACGATCGTAACCCGTGATGCCAAACGTATCCGCGCTTTCCACCAAGCGAAGGGCGATATTATTCTTAAGCCTTTAGATGGCATGGGTGGCACCTCGATTTTCCGCGTGAAGCAGGATGACCCAAACCTTGGTGTCATCATCGAAACCTTGACCAGTTATGGTCAACAATATGCCATGGCGCAAGCCTTTATCCCTGAAATAACCCAAGGCGATAAACGCATTTTAGTGGTCGATGGTGAGCCAGTGCCTTACGCCTTGGCGCGTATCCCAATGAAAGGCGAAACCCGTGGTAACTTAGCTGCTGGCGGTAGCGGTGTAGCCCAGCCTTTATCCGACAGCGATTGGGCGATTGCCCGTGCCATTGGTCCTGAGCTTAAAAAACGTGGACTGATTTTTGTCGGGCTAGATGTCATTGGTGACAAGCTGACTGAGATAAACGTGACAAGCCCAACCTGTATCCGTGAAATCCAAGCGGCATTTGATGTCGACATCACTGGCAGGTTAATGGATGCTATTGAGGCGCGCGTTAAAGCCTCAGCTTGA
- a CDS encoding alkaline phosphatase, protein MSFTKAPLLLLGIGLLLSTSTWANIETGPTKAPSRPKNIVIMIGDGMGPAYTSAYRYYKDNPDTEEVEQTVFDRLLVGMASTYPASVSGYVTDSAAAATALATGVKSYNGAISVDTQKQPLPTILEKAKSLGLSTGVAVTSQINHATPAAFLAHNESRKNYDAIALSYLETNADVFLGGGQKYFSPELLAQFTAKGYQHITRFDDLATITQPKVLGLFAEVQLPWAIDEKEAKKLSTLTQKALSLLSQNEQGFVLLVEGSLIDWAGHNNDIATVMGEMDEFSNAIEVVEQFVRQNPDTLMVITADHNTGGLSIGANGNYNWNPEILRNISASSDTLALAAISGDEWQADLARGLGFELSEEEVTKLNVARMQGLETMAIAIRHVIDKRTDTGWTTDGHTGTDVQVFAAGPASELFNGHQDNTDIANKILSLLPKPKKSKS, encoded by the coding sequence ATGAGTTTCACCAAAGCGCCACTCTTGTTGCTCGGCATAGGCTTATTGCTATCGACTTCGACTTGGGCAAACATCGAAACAGGCCCAACAAAAGCGCCATCTCGCCCGAAAAATATCGTCATTATGATAGGTGATGGTATGGGGCCTGCTTATACGAGCGCCTATCGTTACTACAAAGATAATCCAGATACCGAAGAAGTCGAACAAACCGTATTTGACCGTTTACTGGTGGGTATGGCGAGTACCTATCCCGCCAGTGTCAGTGGCTATGTTACCGACTCTGCGGCCGCCGCAACCGCGCTCGCCACTGGCGTTAAATCTTACAATGGGGCGATTTCAGTTGATACTCAAAAGCAACCACTACCGACCATACTCGAAAAAGCCAAATCCCTTGGCTTAAGCACAGGCGTAGCTGTTACATCACAAATCAACCATGCCACGCCAGCGGCATTTTTGGCCCATAATGAAAGCCGTAAAAACTACGATGCGATAGCACTCAGTTATTTAGAAACTAATGCCGATGTATTTTTAGGTGGCGGTCAAAAGTATTTTTCACCCGAGCTGCTAGCGCAATTTACAGCTAAAGGCTATCAACACATCACCCGTTTTGATGATCTCGCCACTATCACTCAACCTAAAGTGTTAGGTCTGTTTGCCGAGGTGCAATTGCCTTGGGCCATTGATGAAAAAGAAGCTAAAAAACTCAGCACCTTAACCCAGAAAGCCCTTAGTTTACTCTCACAAAATGAACAAGGGTTTGTACTCTTAGTCGAAGGGAGTTTAATCGACTGGGCGGGCCATAATAATGACATAGCGACTGTGATGGGGGAAATGGATGAGTTCTCTAATGCCATTGAAGTGGTTGAACAATTTGTTCGCCAAAATCCAGACACGCTAATGGTCATTACCGCCGACCACAATACTGGAGGTCTATCGATTGGTGCCAATGGTAACTACAACTGGAATCCCGAAATTCTGCGAAATATTTCCGCCAGTTCAGACACCTTAGCTTTAGCCGCCATTAGCGGAGATGAATGGCAAGCTGATCTCGCCCGTGGTTTAGGATTTGAGCTTAGCGAAGAAGAAGTGACCAAATTAAATGTTGCCAGAATGCAGGGGTTAGAAACCATGGCCATCGCGATCCGCCATGTTATCGATAAACGTACAGATACAGGATGGACAACTGACGGCCACACAGGTACAGATGTACAAGTCTTTGCTGCAGGTCCTGCATCAGAGCTGTTTAACGGCCATCAGGACAATACAGATATTGCCAATAAGATCTTAAGTTTATTGCCAAAACCGAAGAAATCCAAAAGTTAA
- a CDS encoding methyltransferase has product MLTNPSQVIIRNQDSLNQHKVLVLNHEADLLPKALLDVAASVDALALDYHHYLHLAPHANSKLRCYFGHELPHQDPIKPEKYDTVIVYFPKAKPLAPYLFNLAASYLVPNGQLLVVGENKGGIKSLVKLLPEYFATGMKLDNARHCLLFGSNLEGRAPAMKLSDWVSQYQLSTPQGEISICNLVGVFSEKRLDLGTELLLSHLPTLSGRVLDFGCGAGVIAAALLKAQPHLSLECIDINAMALASCEFTLAANGMTAKVYPSDGLAQTTGKFNGIISNPPFHDGLTSTTNIAKNFVTDSAKQLQHNGIWQIVANRHLPYSDIIEAEFGQLTVPAENNKYKLYYFQQQ; this is encoded by the coding sequence GTGTTAACCAATCCATCGCAAGTTATCATTCGCAATCAAGACAGCCTAAACCAACATAAAGTGTTAGTGCTCAACCATGAAGCCGATCTACTGCCCAAAGCCCTGCTCGATGTCGCGGCCTCGGTCGATGCCCTCGCCTTGGATTATCACCATTATTTACACTTAGCGCCGCACGCGAATTCAAAACTGCGTTGCTACTTCGGCCACGAATTGCCACATCAAGACCCAATTAAACCAGAAAAGTACGATACGGTTATCGTTTACTTCCCCAAGGCTAAACCCCTCGCACCTTATCTGTTTAACCTCGCCGCCAGCTATCTTGTGCCTAACGGCCAACTGTTAGTGGTTGGGGAAAACAAAGGCGGCATTAAGTCTTTAGTTAAACTCTTGCCTGAGTATTTTGCGACGGGGATGAAGCTCGATAACGCCCGCCACTGCCTGCTATTTGGTAGCAATTTAGAGGGCCGCGCCCCGGCAATGAAACTCAGCGACTGGGTCAGCCAGTATCAACTCAGCACGCCACAGGGTGAGATCAGTATCTGTAACTTAGTGGGGGTATTTAGTGAAAAACGGTTAGATCTCGGCACAGAATTATTGCTATCACACCTGCCCACACTCTCAGGTCGAGTGCTCGATTTTGGTTGCGGTGCTGGTGTGATTGCCGCCGCCTTACTCAAGGCACAACCGCATCTATCCTTGGAATGCATTGATATTAATGCCATGGCGTTAGCATCTTGTGAATTCACGCTTGCAGCCAATGGTATGACAGCTAAAGTTTACCCCTCTGATGGACTCGCTCAAACCACAGGAAAATTTAACGGTATTATCTCTAACCCACCGTTTCACGATGGTCTAACTAGCACAACTAATATAGCGAAAAATTTCGTTACAGACAGTGCAAAGCAATTACAGCATAACGGTATTTGGCAAATTGTTGCCAATCGCCACTTACCTTACTCTGATATCATTGAAGCAGAATTTGGCCAGTTAACAGTCCCCGCCGAAAACAATAAATACAAGCTGTATTACTTTCAGCAACAATAA